The Natribaculum luteum genome contains the following window.
ACTCCAACGAGGAGGCCTACGCCATCCGAAAGCTGGCGGCGTTCATGGGGACGAACAACATCGACCACCAGGCGCGCATCTGTCACTCCACGACCGTCGCCGGCCTGGCGAACACGTGGGGGTACGGCGCGATGACCCAGCCGATCAACGACTACCGGAACTTCGATCTGAACATCATCATCGGGCAAAACCCCGCCGAAGCCCACCCGGTAGCGATGCAACACATCCTCGAGGGGCAGCGTCGCGGCGGAACGATCGTCAACGTGGACCCACGGTACACGAAGACCTCGGCTCACGCGGACTACTTCTACCGGATGCGCCCCGGGACGGACGTGGCCCTCATCATGGGGCTGTTGCGGTATCTCAGAGACGAAGGCGAACTCGCGCTCGATCCGGACGGCGACGACACCGGCGGGAACATGCTCACAGACCGTGTCATGGGCTGGCCGGACGTCGAGGCGGAACTCGACCAGTACGACCTCGATACCGTCGCGGAGATCACCTGGATCGACCGCGAGGACATCGAGGAACTGGGCGACCTCATCATCGAGAACTCGCCACACGTGCAGATCGAGTGGGCGATGGGCGCCACCCAGCACAACAACGGCACCCAGAACATCCGCTCGTACGCCCTGCTGAGCCTCGCGTCGGGGAGTTCGGCCCGCAGCGGCGGTGGCCTGCAGGTCATGCGCGGCCACGCGAACGTACAGGGTGCGACCGACCTCGCCGTCGCGAGCCACATCTTACCCGGCTACTACGGGCTCGACCCCGGCGGCTGGTCGTGGTGGGCCGACGTCTGGGACAAGAACCCCTACACCAGCGGGAGCACCTCCTTCGAGGAGCTCTACGAGAAGTTCGAGCTCATGCCGGAGGACAGGTACGTCGAGCAGAGCCCGACCCTCGAGAGCGCAGACGAAATCGACACCTCGACGCCGGCGGAGAACTCGATGATGTTCCAGAACGGGCTGACCGTGGCCCGCTGGTTCGAGGCTGCCCTCGACCAGGACGACCGACTCCAGGAGACGCCGATCTACCAGCCCGACCAGGTGAAGATCGCGATCTTCTGGGGTCACTCGGCGAACTCGATCAGCGAGATGCGCCAGATGAAAGCCGGGATGGAGAACCTCGACCTGCTCGTCGTGATCGACGTCTTCCCCGGCGTCGCGACGGTCCTTCCGGACTACGACGAGGGACCGCCGATACTCGTGTTGCCGGCCTCGAGCCAGTACGAGCACTACCGCTCGCTGACGAACTCTCACCGCGCGGTCCAGTGGTCCGAACCGGTCGCCGACCCCGCGCACAACTCCCGACCCGACCTGCGGATCATGCAGGAACTGGCCGATCACCTCGGATTCGGCGAGCACTTCGACTGGGGCTCCGGGACCAGGATGCACAACGGGAAATCCACCTACGAGGACGTCATCCGCGAGTTCAACCTCGGGACGAACACGATCGGCTATCGCCAGTCCCCCGAGCGGCTCCAGCAGCACCTGGAGTACGAGGAGTACTTCGATCAGGACACCCTGCGGGCCCCGAAGGACGCAGACATTCCGGTGGCAGGTGACTACTGGATGCTGCCCTGGCCCTGCTGGGGAGAGGGACATCCGGGAACGCCCATCATCTGGAACGACGACCTCGATCCTCGAGAGGGTGGTCAGGACTTCCGGACCAGGTGGGGCGTCCAGGCGCCCACGGAATCGGAGTGGGCAGAGATGCCCGACGACGACGACTACCCGCTGGCCGAGACGGTCGACCAGCAGGGAGAGGAGGGACTCAGCCTCGTCCGCGACCCCTACGAGCCAGACTGGCTGGACGCCGTCAACGAACGATTGCCGGCGGAGGACCAGATCGATCAGATCTACGGCGTTCCCGAGTATCCCGGCTGGAAGACGACGTTCCCGGACAGTCTGCTCGATCCGAACCGCACGACCCAGTCCGACGAACTCACGATTCCACAGCAGTACGCGCTGGATCCGACGGAGTCCGTGTACACCGCCGCACAAGCACTCGACGAGTCGACCGTCGGCGACCGCGACAAGGACATCGACGTGGGGTTCTACGAGCAGTACGACTACGCCCAGCCCGACGCGCCGACCGGGCGCGGCCGGGCGCGGGCGGTGGTGTGGAACTTCCTCGACAAGGTACCGGTCCACCGCGAACCGCTCGAGAGCCCGAGCATGGACCTCGTCGAGGAGTGGCCGGCAAACGGCCAGCAGAAGAACTTCTATCGGCTCGACCAGAACAACGCGGCCGAACAGGAGCAGGCGACCCAGGCCGCCGTCGACCAGGACATGAACGTGATCATGACCACTGGCCGGCAGGTCGAACACCAGGGCGGCGGTGCCGAGACGCGCAGCAACATCTACACGGCCGACCTGCAGCCCCACATGTACGCCGAGATGACGCCCAACATGGCCGACGAACTCGGCGTCGACGGGGGCGACCTGGTCGTCGTCTCGACGACTGATCGTGGCTCGGTGCTCGTGAAGGCGCGCGTGACCGACCGTCCGAACGATCGGGAGGTCTTCTTGCCGTACCACTGGGGCGGCATCTTCCAGGGCGAGAGCCTGGAGGACAAGTACCCCGACGGCACCGTTCCGTACGCGATCGGCGACTCGGTCAACAGCATCACGTCACGGGGCTACGACGTCGAGACGCAGATGCAGGAGACCAAGGTAGCGATGGTCCAGGTCCAGCGGGCGACGCGGGAACTGCTCGACGAACTCAACATGGACCCGGACATCGAGTTCCCCCAGGACCGCGACGACGTCGGCACGCAGAAGAGCTTCGACGTCCGTCTGAACACGACAACACAATGAGGCGATAGCATATGCAACAATCCACCGAAGTAATGCGAGACGGGGTAATGAGCGTCGGAGAGGGGACCCGAATCTTCCCCGACGTAGAAGCCTGCATCGACTGTGGTGGCTGCGTCGTCGCCTGCAAGCGCACGTGGGACGTGCCCCGCAACGAACAGCGAATCAGCATCGCGACGATGCTCGAGGGTCAGGAGGCCGCCGCTGGTCTCGGCAACTCGGAGGCCATCCAGCAGGGTGAGTCGCCGGGTGAGACCTCGGTCCCGATGCAGTGTTATCACTGCGAGAACGCGCCGTGCGTGTCGGTCTGTCCGACCGACTCGCTGATCAAGACCGACGGGGACTTCGTGAACGTCCGAGACGACCTCTGTATCGGCTGCCAGTACTGTCTCTCGGCGTGTCCCTTCGGCGCCCCCCAGTTCCCGGAGGCGGGCGATGGCGTCGCTTCCGCCGCACTCGGGACGGGCGGTACGATGGACAAGTGTACGATGTGCGAAGAGCGCCAGGAGATCGGCAAGGGTCCCGCGTGTGCCGAAGAGTGTGCGACGGACGCGATTCTGGTCGGGACGCCCGGCGAGATCAGCGACGAGCTAGAGCGGCGCGGCAGCGGGTCGTTTTTCAACGAGCAAGCACTGCAGGTCGTCTTCGGCGAGGAGTCGAGTGATATCGCATGAGCGACACGGCTGATCTCCCAGAGGTCACGGGGTACAAGCGGTGGCAGGTGTACCTGAGCGCCGTGGTCGCCCTGGTCGTTTCGCTGGGTATCGTGTGGTGGGTGTCCGGACGAATCCTCGGCGTCGAGGAGATCTTCCGGGTATCCCCGACGGTCGAGGGTGGCGGGATCGGGACGGACTGGCTGGCTGGAAACACCGTCACCGAACTGGATCTGCTCATCGCCCTGGTACACGCGGCAGACGTCATCATGGGCGTGTTCATTCTGGTCATGGTATTCGTTCACTGGACCGCATTCCGGCGGCTTGCGGGCCGGATGCGCCAGCCGACTCGCGAGGAGTCCGACGCCGTCGCGGCCGACGGAGGCAGACCACGCAACGATGGCGGCGAGTCACAGGGAGGTGACGAAAGATGAGCACGCTCGACCACGGGAAGTTCACTCGCGTGACGACGACGTTCCACTCGCTGCTGGCGCTCGACGTGTTCTTGCTGTTCTTTACGGGCTACGCGATCATGTTCAACGACCAGTTGTGGTGGCTCATCACGGTGCTTGGAGGTGCGACTGGCGTGACTGCACTTCATCGGATCGCCGGATTCGGTCTCATCGTGCTGGTCATCTTCTGGTTCCTGTTACAGGTGCTCTCGCCGACGGGTCGATCGAACTTCAGCGCGGTCCTCCCGAGAAGAGGCGACATGGAGGCGTTCGTTCAGGACGTCCAGTTCGTGCTCGGCCGAGCCGACGAACGCCACCCCAACGCGCGGCAGTTCGCCGGCTACGAGTCCGACGAAGTGCCGCTGCTGTCCTACGTCGGCAAGGGCGTCGTGTGGATCTTCTCCATCGAGTTGCTCCTGTTGACGATCTCCGGGCTGCTCATCTGGAACAAGACCGGGCTGATGGCAGTCTACAACACGAGGCCTGCGGCGATGGCCTTCGTCACGTTCCACGGCCTCCTGGGCGTCATCATGCTGATGGGGGTGATGTTCCACATCTTCGAGCACGGTATGCATCCAGCCTTCTACCCCGTCGAGACGAAGGCGTTTATCCCCAAGAGCATGATCCCGGAGTACCACGCCGAAGAGGAAGACCACGACGGCACCGGTATCGAGCACCTGTCGCTGGCGCCCTCCTGGGGAACGGTTTCGACAGTTATGGGCGTGCTCACCGTCGTCGGGATCGTGTCGGTGTTAGTCGCGAGCCTCGTCGAAGAAGGGTATCCGATTCCGCGGGAACTGCACGTCACCCAGGCGGATCCGTTCGGAATCCTGTTGACCATCGGCGTCAACGTGGGCATCCTCGTGCTCGGAGTCGGTATCGTGCTGTCGACCTACGGTAACCTGCTGCGAATCCGGTGGGAACGCCAGCTCGAACGAGAGCGAGCCGCTGCGACCGATGGCGGCACGGTGTCCCGAACCGAGGAAAACGACTAGCCGACCAGCTCCGCCCCTTCGGGCGAGAGTTCGACCGTCACGTCCTGGCGCGTCTGTTCCTGTATCTGGTCGAGGTTCCGGGTTAGCACCTCGAGGATGTCCTCCGGATTGGGATAGACCAGCATGTTCCCGTCCCCGTCTTCCATCACCAGCTGGGTGTCACTCAAGTTCACCTGGTTGCCTTCGATGCTGGCGACGATCGCCGGCAACGCCTCGGCCCCGCCCGGATCGCCCTCCTCGACCATCGTGATGTAGATGGCGTCGACGCCGATGAGGTCTTTGTACTCGCGGACGCGCTCGGCGCACGCGACCATATCCCGGGTGATCGCCGTCTTCCCGTCGTTGCCGTGGTTCCCTTCGTAACAGTGCTTGCAGACCCGTAATTCCATCCGCATCGTTGGTTCTAATAGCCAGAGAAGTATGACAATTTCGACCAAGAGACACGGTATCGTTCTGCGAACAGTCCGGGCGGTGGCATGCGACCGGCCGATCGTCGAGAAACGTTCGCCAACCGAACGGTCACTCGTCGTGAACTGTCACGGCGAGATGGTGGCGGGAAAGGCTACCGCAAACCAAAACCGTCTATACGTGTTTGTGGTGGATTCCGGTGATGACCACCGTCGTCGAACTCGAGATCCCGGCCGACGCCTTCGGGATCTCTCGAACGTTCGAACAGGTGCCAACGTTCGAGTTTCAGGTCGGCGGTATGATCGGCGACGCTCCGCCGCTCGTCTGGGTGTCGGGCCCGGACAGAGCGACCGTCGAAGAGGCGCTCGAGGCAGATCCGAGCGTCGAAGTGCTCACGAATCTGACCGACGGAACCGACGATCGATGGCTGTACAGACTCGAGTTCGGACGCCAGGTGAAGCTGTTTCAGCAACTCGTCGCCGAGAACTCCGGTGCGGTCCTCGAGGCGTCGGGTCGGGACGGAACGTGGACGCTCAGGCTGCTCTTCGACGACCGCGACGCACTCTCTAACGCCCACGCGCTGTTCGAACAGTACAGTTTTCGGACGGTAGTGACGCGAGTGACGTCGATGGACGGCGCCAGCGGCGAGGGCTCACCGCTCACGAAGACGCAGTACGAGACGGTGATCAAGGCCTACGAACTCGGCTACTTCGACGTCCCGCGGAAGGTGACGCTACAGGAACTCGCGGCGGAACTCGACGTCTCTCACCAGGCACTCTCGGAACGGCTCCGCCGGAGCCACGCTGCGCTCGTCAGCGCGGAGTTGTCGAACCGGATGGCACCGACGGGCGTCGATCCCTGAGCGGACCGGACTCGAGGGAGTTGTCTTGTATCGCCAGACAAATCTCTCGCCTGCCGGCACGGGAATATAACCCATATGTAAACATATATCACCAATACACGTTGAATAGGAACTTTTATTCGGCTCTTATTCCGATATTGCGCTAACAAGTAGACTTATTATTGGACAGTCCATTAATACATTTGTCGGCGACGTGCCGACTGACGTATCGCAAGCGAACCAGATCCCTGTGAGTGCCGGTGGATCACTCATGCTCAATCAGCGTTTCGCGACCACTCGTGGCTGTGTGGTCGCTCGTTACCCGCCCGCGACAGGTCGTCTCCTGCTATCCCCGTGACGATCCCGCGGTACCTTTTCCTGCGACATCGCTCGAGTGCGACGCCTCTCGGCGACAGAGAGACGGTCGGACGGCAAAGAATCAGTAGATCAGTTCGTCGTCGTTCTCGACCATGTACAGCGTTCGGGCCGCGATGTTGACCGCGTGGTCGCCGACGCGTTCGAGGTCACGAATCGTCAACAGGAGCCGTGAGACGTCCTGCAGGAGGACTTCGACTTCGTCGGGGGACTCGAGTTCACGCTCGATCAGGTCCCGGACGACGATCTCGCTGGCCCGTTCGGCGAAGTGATCGAGGTCGTCGTCGCGAACGGCGAGTTCGCGGCAGGCGTCGGTATCCTCGATGTCGTAGGCCTGCGTCGCGTCGTCGACCATCTCGAGCGTGAGTTCGCCCATCGCCTGGACGTCGACGTCGGGAAAGAGGTCGCGCTCGGCGTCGATCGTGTACTCTCCGAGGTTCACCGCGAGGTCGCCGATTCGCTCCAGGTCGGTGATGATCTTGAACGTCGACGCGATGAATCGCAGGTCGCTCGCGACAGGCTGTTGCAGTGCAAGCAGGTCGATACAGTCCTGCTCGAGGTCGAGGTACATCCGGTTGACCTCGCCGTCTCCCTCGATGACCTCTCGAGCGAGGTCTTCGTCTTTCTGTTCCAGGGCGTCGAGGCCCATCCGGAGTCGCTCCATGACGACTTCGCTCATGTAACAGACGTCTTCACGAAGCTCCTCGAGTTGTTCCTGGTACGATTTTCTGGCCATGAATGGAACACCTCGTTCGGCGTTGATGTAGCTTGCGCTCACTTATCGATCATCATCACACCGATGGGTGTGATTTGGGAACCTACCGGTCGAGGACCGGATCTTTCAGGGCGACGACTTCGGACATGATCGCCTCGACGTTCTCCTCGTCGACGCCGTTACTCCGGAGCGCGTCCTCGAGGTGAGCACCGACCGCGTCGAAGTCCTCTTCGTCGATGTCGAGGTGGGCGTGCGCCTCGCGCATTCCGTCGCCCGTGTACTCGACGGGGCCACCAGCGACGGCGCTGATGAACTGGATCTGGTGTGCGCGCAGT
Protein-coding sequences here:
- a CDS encoding formate dehydrogenase subunit alpha yields the protein MSTNTEPVSLDLDRRSFMKASALAGIAGLGVGGVGRSLSQGSDEDATSPDAELTKTICNYCSVGCGFRGVRDGNAFVGMESWNEHPVNAGSLCSKGAGILETEHSEKRLKHPMVQENGEWRRLSWGEAYDRLATDIRALWPDSDVDPSEAVDVDEEASRESVMILGSAHHSNEEAYAIRKLAAFMGTNNIDHQARICHSTTVAGLANTWGYGAMTQPINDYRNFDLNIIIGQNPAEAHPVAMQHILEGQRRGGTIVNVDPRYTKTSAHADYFYRMRPGTDVALIMGLLRYLRDEGELALDPDGDDTGGNMLTDRVMGWPDVEAELDQYDLDTVAEITWIDREDIEELGDLIIENSPHVQIEWAMGATQHNNGTQNIRSYALLSLASGSSARSGGGLQVMRGHANVQGATDLAVASHILPGYYGLDPGGWSWWADVWDKNPYTSGSTSFEELYEKFELMPEDRYVEQSPTLESADEIDTSTPAENSMMFQNGLTVARWFEAALDQDDRLQETPIYQPDQVKIAIFWGHSANSISEMRQMKAGMENLDLLVVIDVFPGVATVLPDYDEGPPILVLPASSQYEHYRSLTNSHRAVQWSEPVADPAHNSRPDLRIMQELADHLGFGEHFDWGSGTRMHNGKSTYEDVIREFNLGTNTIGYRQSPERLQQHLEYEEYFDQDTLRAPKDADIPVAGDYWMLPWPCWGEGHPGTPIIWNDDLDPREGGQDFRTRWGVQAPTESEWAEMPDDDDYPLAETVDQQGEEGLSLVRDPYEPDWLDAVNERLPAEDQIDQIYGVPEYPGWKTTFPDSLLDPNRTTQSDELTIPQQYALDPTESVYTAAQALDESTVGDRDKDIDVGFYEQYDYAQPDAPTGRGRARAVVWNFLDKVPVHREPLESPSMDLVEEWPANGQQKNFYRLDQNNAAEQEQATQAAVDQDMNVIMTTGRQVEHQGGGAETRSNIYTADLQPHMYAEMTPNMADELGVDGGDLVVVSTTDRGSVLVKARVTDRPNDREVFLPYHWGGIFQGESLEDKYPDGTVPYAIGDSVNSITSRGYDVETQMQETKVAMVQVQRATRELLDELNMDPDIEFPQDRDDVGTQKSFDVRLNTTTQ
- the phoU gene encoding phosphate signaling complex protein PhoU; translated protein: MARKSYQEQLEELREDVCYMSEVVMERLRMGLDALEQKDEDLAREVIEGDGEVNRMYLDLEQDCIDLLALQQPVASDLRFIASTFKIITDLERIGDLAVNLGEYTIDAERDLFPDVDVQAMGELTLEMVDDATQAYDIEDTDACRELAVRDDDLDHFAERASEIVVRDLIERELESPDEVEVLLQDVSRLLLTIRDLERVGDHAVNIAARTLYMVENDDELIY
- a CDS encoding group I truncated hemoglobin, producing the protein MAQSVYSDIGGRVAVEAVVTDFYDRVLADEQLVPFFEGMDMDELRAHQIQFISAVAGGPVEYTGDGMREAHAHLDIDEEDFDAVGAHLEDALRSNGVDEENVEAIMSEVVALKDPVLDR
- a CDS encoding 4Fe-4S dicluster domain-containing protein; this encodes MQQSTEVMRDGVMSVGEGTRIFPDVEACIDCGGCVVACKRTWDVPRNEQRISIATMLEGQEAAAGLGNSEAIQQGESPGETSVPMQCYHCENAPCVSVCPTDSLIKTDGDFVNVRDDLCIGCQYCLSACPFGAPQFPEAGDGVASAALGTGGTMDKCTMCEERQEIGKGPACAEECATDAILVGTPGEISDELERRGSGSFFNEQALQVVFGEESSDIA
- a CDS encoding helix-turn-helix domain-containing protein: MTTVVELEIPADAFGISRTFEQVPTFEFQVGGMIGDAPPLVWVSGPDRATVEEALEADPSVEVLTNLTDGTDDRWLYRLEFGRQVKLFQQLVAENSGAVLEASGRDGTWTLRLLFDDRDALSNAHALFEQYSFRTVVTRVTSMDGASGEGSPLTKTQYETVIKAYELGYFDVPRKVTLQELAAELDVSHQALSERLRRSHAALVSAELSNRMAPTGVDP
- a CDS encoding cytochrome b/b6 domain-containing protein, whose translation is MSTLDHGKFTRVTTTFHSLLALDVFLLFFTGYAIMFNDQLWWLITVLGGATGVTALHRIAGFGLIVLVIFWFLLQVLSPTGRSNFSAVLPRRGDMEAFVQDVQFVLGRADERHPNARQFAGYESDEVPLLSYVGKGVVWIFSIELLLLTISGLLIWNKTGLMAVYNTRPAAMAFVTFHGLLGVIMLMGVMFHIFEHGMHPAFYPVETKAFIPKSMIPEYHAEEEDHDGTGIEHLSLAPSWGTVSTVMGVLTVVGIVSVLVASLVEEGYPIPRELHVTQADPFGILLTIGVNVGILVLGVGIVLSTYGNLLRIRWERQLERERAAATDGGTVSRTEEND